In the genome of Capricornis sumatraensis isolate serow.1 chromosome 4, serow.2, whole genome shotgun sequence, the window AAGATTCTCCCAGGCTAGTTTCCTCCAGGAAGATCCTATGGTTGGGGTCGAGGATGTTCCTCCTCAAGATCCTATGTGGAATGTTTCCTCCGTGTTATTTGTTGGCATTGAATGACACTGGGTTGAGAAGAGACGAAACCTGCAAGAAAGGGCAGGTCATATGACCTTGAACGAGTTACAGAACTACTCTCTGCTTCATCCTCTGTTCAGTTTTACTGTGAGGACACTGAGATCGGGTGTACAAGTGCTTTTCATGATTTCtgacacagagtaggtgctcaatcaATGTTAACTTAAAATAAGCTTGTTGGGAAGAATCAGGGACCTTCTTCCGGGAGATGAGAACCAAGAAGGACCTCCATTGAGTCAAGTTGGAAAATCCTGACCCAAACACCATTTTGTGTTCCTGggattctaaaactctttcataCCCCATCTTAGGAATTATACCAACACTGCAGGTTCCTGCTGGCTAATAAGGCAGAGAGGCTGGAGGGGAACTGGTTGGACCTGGTGGGATCCTGGATCTAGCCCTGCCCAACTCTGGGCCTGTGGGTTTAAGACTTTGAGTCTCAGATTTGTTATGTGTTATGTGTCCAGTGGGAGTAGCAATTTAATCTGATGGATTGTGGTGATGGCCTGAGTGAACTGCAGAGTCAGAGGTGGGGAAGCAAGTGCAATCATCTCGTCCAAAGGCCCAGGGAGGTCTGGACCAGGGTCAGACCTAGAAGTCAGGGTGGAGCAGAGGGTCCAGGTTGGAGGATGAGTAGGTGGGCTTGGGCAGCAGGGCCAGGACTAGAGTGGGGAGAGTGGGCCCCGAGGACACAGGACTGAAGGGGCTGTGACCCTAGCAGAGGtcctgggagtgggagaggggacATTTCTTCCCTTCCTGACGAGATCCCCTCAAGCTGGGCTAGAGGGCCCTGGGTGACCATGTCCTCCACACCCTGCCTGGGACATAGATTCTCACTCCATCTGGGACCCTCTTCTAGTCTATGTGGAGCCGTCATGACAGTGGGAAGGCCGTGTGGCTCAGGGAGCCCTCCAGGGTCACAGTGAGTGGCTGCGACTGTGTGTCATTTGAGGGATTCTGAGGAGCCTCACGCATCCCCACCCAAGAGGAAAACACTTCCTCCACCCGCTGTGCAAGTGCCGGTCTCATCAGGCTCAGCCATTCAGATCGGTGTTTCCTCAAGTCTCTTGAATCTTCAGAGGTTCAATAAAGTTGCACACAGCCTTGGGGTGCAGGCTCATGAGGCTGTCACAAATTTACATGTGACCCCTGAGAGGACAGGGGTGCGGGGTGCTGGCTCAGGAGTCAGTGAGGTGGGCTGGAGGGCCCACGAGGAACAGGGCGCACAGCTCATCTCCTGCTTCCCAGTCAATATGGGCAGTGACAGACCCAGTGTCCTTCTGCTGAGAAGGCCAAGGGTATCAGGCTAGGGTGAGAGTGGATGCCAGGCAAAATGATCGTTAAGGGTCCTTCTACCTgagttttgatttaaaaaataaaataaaatcgaGACACACAGTTAGCCAATCTAGAAGTATGAGGGCACAGTCCCAGGACTGCCTTTACATTTTCCATAAAGGGCAAATTTGGGGGATCCCACAACCACCCTCAGATTCTAGAGCTCCATAGAAGATGCACAGACTGACTTAAAGCTTCAGGATCCcagttatggtttattacagggaaGGATGCAGTTTCCCACCAGCCACAGGGCAGAGTCTGGGCAGTTTTCACACACGCAGCTTCCATTGTCCCAGGATGCATTACTGTCCTGGATTCAGTGGGGCAGGACACATGGAGCACTACCCGCCAGGGACGCTCACCCTATTTAACAGCACATTACCCTGACCTGTCATCTCCAGCCCCTCCCAGAGGTCAGATTACTGCCCTAGTGTCCAGCTCCTCCAGAGGTCAGAAGTGATACCACATGACCCAGAGGCCCACCACATGTCAACTTGTCAGACTGTCCAGTAGCCAAAGTCCCAGGCAGACGAGGACATTTCTACCAGCCAGAATAACCTTGGTCCATTGGACCACATCCTAGCAGCcaagagcaaagaaaaagaggactcCTCAAAGGTCCTTGAATGAAGGGTTTTCTGCTCTAATCCCAATTCTTTGTTTATCTGTGAAGTTCCCATTTTACACACATTCTGGAAGTGATGGTATTGGTCTGCCTTTGAGGTGTCTTTATCAAATATCTCTCTTAAGTTAAATGTCTCCTAAGCTGACCTTTGCTTATTTATTCCATGATTGAATAAGTACATGAAGCACTAACAATATCCAAATGAGGGTTTAAGGTTGGAAAAATTTTTACATTAGTAAAATTCTTGTGATTTACCATAAAATCTCTGTGCTTTATGCAGGATAGAGCTTGTTGAGCCTGCTTCATAGACAAGGACACTGTCTTCTAAGACTTTAATGTTCATTGTTTACAGGGAAGAGGCAGATGGACTCAGTAAATGTCTGATCAAGCTGCTAACAATCTTGAACAGGAAGAACCAAGAGAGGTGCCCAAAATACCAGCAGAAAAAGCAGAGGTTTTTGAAGGAGTTTCCTCAGGTAAAACAGGAGCTGAAGGAGAGCATAAAAAAGCTGCGTGAGCTCGCAGACCATGTTGACAAGGTACACAGGGACTGCACCATCTCCAATGTGGTGGCCTCCTCCACCAGTATTGCGTCTGGTGCCCTGGGCATCCTTGGCCTGGGTCTGGCACCCTTTACAGCAGGCCTCAGTCTGGGACTCTCAGCCGCTGGAATAGGGCTGGGAGCAGCAGCTACTGTAACAGGTTTGTCCACCTTGGTGGTGGAAACTGTAAACACGTCATCAGCAGAAACCCAAGCCAAGTGCTTTAGCAAAGCCACAGCAAAATCCGTAAGTCTTCTCAAAAAAGTTAAAGACTTTGCGAAGCATATTCAAGCCATCAAGGTGGCCAGACGCAACCCTCAATTACTAGCCACTGCTCAGCGCTTCATAAACACCGGGCGGCTCTCTGTCCAAAGTGCCCAGCAGGTGACAAGAAATTTTGGAGGCACAGCTCTGGCAGCGACTAGAGCAGCCCGCATAAGGAGTGGAGTCCTCTCAGGTATATTCATAGGGCTGGACGTGTACTCCCTGGTGAAAGATGCACAGGACTTGCAGGAGGGGGCAAAGACAGCATCAGCTGAGAACATGAGGCAGGAAGCCCAGGAGCTGGAGAGGAAGTTGGAGAAGCTCACCCGGATCTATGAGAGTCTGCAGTAGGGCCCAGCTGGGCCACCCCTAGAGCAATGCAGGGACCAGGGACATGTGCAGGGTCAAGGGGAGAAACCACGTATTTTGGACTGAAGAAGACACTGAGGGAAGAATAAGGGAGAGACAGGAAGACTAGCAATGAGAAGCCAGGAGTAGGGGAGCTTTGAAAATGGGAGAAAGCCAGAGAGTTAGGATTGTAGAGATCCTGCACAAGTAGCAGGGGCTCCTCTGTCGCCCTCCCCAGGGTCTGATATTCCAGCAGGAAGGGTTTCCCCCTGGTGATGGTCTCTAGCCCTACTTCTCCAGCATCAACTCACCTTTGAATTCAGTAGGAAGTGActagtttgtttccatgttttattaaagtatagttgatttacaatattgtattagcttcaggtctatagcaaagtgattccattatgcGTGTATCTATCTACAGATTTatccttttgaaattttttatcagttcttcagttctgttcagttagtcattcagtcatgtccgactctttgcgaccccatggactgcagcacgccaggcctccctgtccatcaccaagtcccagtcagttcggttcagttcagtcgctcagtcgtgtccgcctcaccaactcccagagtttactcaaaatcatgtccattgagtcggtgatgccatcaaaccagctcatcctctgtcatcctcttctccttccaccttcaatctttcccagcatcagggtcttttcaaatgagtcagctctttgcatcaggtggccgaagtattgaagtttcagcttcagcatcaatccttccaatgaatattcccaactgatttcctttaggatggacaggttggatctccttgccatccaagggactctcaaaactcttctccaacaccgcagttcagaagcatcgatacttcagcactcagccttctttatggtccaactctcacatccaaacatgactactggaaaaatcatagctttttcTACAggggactttgtcagcaaagtgatgtctctgatttttaatacgctgtctagatcggtcataacttttcttcaaggaagcaaatgtcttttaatttcatggctgcggtcaccatccacagtgattttggagcccaagaaaatgaagactgtcactgcttccaacttATCCCCATCAAGGAGGGCTGCATGATGCCAAATCTCCCCCCACTCTTGGAAGACAGAGAGATGGGGACACAGCAGAGTGGCTCCCAGAGTCTCTGTGAAGGAGGAGTTCAGGGAGCTTTCCCCTTGAGGTGGGGCTGTTCCAGAAGTGAGTTGACACTTGATGCCAGTCACAGAGGGACCCCATCGGCCCCGCCAGTCTGAGCTCTCTGTGGCCCCTAGGAAATCAGGCCTCTGAGCTCACTTCTTTGGACAAGAGGTAATTGATGTTTATGACTCATCTCAAGCTCACAGGGAGCATTTATGGAAGGAAAGTACATTTTTTAGACTACTGGAGGGATGAAGGATTTCTCTTCCTCTAAGGAAATGGCATGGTCCAGAAAACAGACCGACCTGCCAGTTCCCCATTTGGGAGCAagtctgagccttagttttcccaGGTGACATTGAGATAGTAAATACTCCCATCACAGGCCTGGGGTAGCTTGCACGGTGTTGAGTGTGAAAGTGTTTTGCAGACTGTAAAGTGTTCAGGTGCTGCTATGTTTGCCCACAAAGGTTCAGCTTTTCaacaatttgttttaatttttgaaaatcatcaaatttaccatcttacccacttttaagtgtacatttcagTTGTATTAAGGAAACTCACATCATTGTACAACCAGCAACACCATCCATCCACAGATTGTTTTACATCAAAAATGAAACTATGTCCCAATTATGTGCTAATACCTCATTCTCCTCTCCAGCCCTGGCAAGCACCAGTGTACCcctgatttttaagaatttgccTCCTCTCAGgacctcatatgagtggaatcatgcaatatttgtcctttgtgatggggtttttctcctttcttttttccttcctgtggtGAAATATACACAACAGAAAATTGACCACTTAAGCATTTTTAGTGTACAGGTGAGTGGCATcaaatccattcatctcttgtgcagccatcaccaccatgcatctccatattctttcttcctgaaaCCTGAGGCTCCACTGGACCAGAACTCGCCTCCCCCTCCcacagcccctgacaaccaccaccctgctttctgtctttatcGATTTGCCTACTCTGCAAtcttaataaaaacagaaaatacaataaGTCTTTTGTAActgttttatttcactgaatacAATGTCTTCAAGGAGTATCCAGGCTGTAGCATGTGtctgaattttcttccttttaaaataattttttttaaaagaactttcttccttttttaagtaATAGCCTGTGTTATGTAAAAACAGAATCTTTCTtatgttattttcctttctcccacACTTTGGCTATTGTGATGAGAGCAGCCTGGCAGAGAGTGGCCAAGACAGGTTCCCCTGAGGTGTGTCAGCTGGAGGGGATCCCCTGTGCTCTGCCCCCTGGTGCCCATCTCCATCAGCAACTCTGAAGACTCTAAAGCCCTCAGGTCACATGCTCAGTCTGAAGCTCCCTACTCACTCACACTGATCCTATAAAAAAGGACAAGGACAGGCAGGTGGATCACTGTGGCCATCCTGGGGTACTTCTCTTTTGGTGCTGGGGACAAGTGGAGCCCAATTTCACCATCACTGACTCTTCAGGGTCTGCAGATGGGGTGGTCTCTCTCCTGCCCCTGGACTGAGGTCTTGCTGAATCCTCACCTTGATCTGAGTCTGCGGCTCCCATGGTTGCTCTCCCGTGAGCTTGTGTTACTGAGCCCAGGATGGTCTGGCATCTCTTAGGCATTCTCAGCAGGGGACCTTCATGACACCTGGACACAGTTCCTCTGGATTAGCTGAGTTCTGCATCTCAGGGTGGTTTTGCTTAACTTCCAGATAAACTCATGCTAgtagaagagagaagaatcagtAGGAGGGAGTTTACtgaggaaaaattatttaaatgagaaaaaaatggaacttTAAGCAAGGAATGAAGTTTACAATAGGCAGTGAAACCTTGGTTTGAATTTTGGCTCCTCCCCTGAGGTGCTGGTAGAAAGCCCCCTCCTCGCCCCTGCCATCAGCTGCCTTACTGCAAAAATCAGGTCAGATTCCTGGTCTGCGTTCCAGGGTAACTGTCAGACCAAACTGTAGAGTGTGGTCCTCATGGAGCAACACCCGTcactcctctgtccctccctctaaGATGGGGAAGGTGACCATGATGACTGGGCATTTTCTGGGATGAAGCACCCCTGAGGGAAGGGCAGGTGGGCCTCCGTGGGGGGTCCAGCCCACTGCTGCCCCTTGTGGTGGGGGCAAAGAAGGAAACGCCACCAGGGCTGTAGGCTGTAGggccttttcttctgtttctctatCTGAGAAATGGAGCCGACACTCCCTAGAGCTGATGTGAGACCATAGTAGGAAAGGCGTGGACAGAGCCTGCACAGAGGGTGGCCGATGCTCAGCCCTCCACACACTGCGGCTCTCTGCTCAGGAAGCAAGCAGAAAAGGAGACTGGTTTTCTGTTGTTGGCTTTTGAGGTGCCAGATCACCAGCCTTCCTCCAAAGGCCCTCCATTTCGAGAAAAGAAACTGTGCAACTAGAAATATCCAGGGTAGAAAATAGCAGCATGCTCTCAGCCCTTCCCACAAACTGGCCTCCATCCACTGACCTTGACTGCCAAGGCTGGGCCTCCTCAGGCGAGTTGCTGGGACCTCAAGGCACTAGTTCTGTGCCTGTCAGCAGGGCGAAGCCTAGAAGGACTTGATCAAAAGGAGGTGGGTGGGGCGTGGACACAGAGGCTGAGGGGTGGCCTTAGGCCCCTCTCCGAGGTAGCAAGGGAGCAGAGCAGGGCCAGGGGACTCTGCAGGGGAGGTCCTggagggcttctcagaggaggtgatgcCAGACTTTGGCTTTACAGGGTGAGTATGATTTCTCCAGGTTCGATGCAGCAGGTGTCCCGGCAGAAGGACCTGCATGAAGAAACCCTAGAAGCCTCGTGGATGTGACCCTAGGCAGCAGCAATATGACCAGGATGCGGTGAGGAGCTGGTGTGTTCTGGAACATGCCACGTGCTGGTGGCAGGAGGGTGAATAAAGCAAGCAGGctggtgagtgggtgggtggggagggctgaGGGGGTGGAAAGATGGCCATGGGGTGAGGGAGTGGTTGGCCAAGGTGCTCACCGTGTGTTGATGGCAGGTCTCCTTCAAGGAGCCGAGGCAGGGTGGGCTGTGTTAGAAGGACGTGGGAGGTCGGGGCTGGGGCGGTTTCTCTAAGGGGGCAGCAGGAGGGTGGAAATAGTTATGggtggggcctggtgggcaggGTGTTAGTAACTTGAGCCACTCAGAAGTGAGGGTTTCACTTCCCTCTTGGTTCTACGAATATATCCAGGACCAGAAGGTGTGCGTGGTTTACTGCAGAGACACACAGAAGGAGGCTGCATCTGCAGAGCAGAGGACAGCGGGATCTTGTTCACACTCAGCCAGACGAAGACTCCTGGGTAAGCACCGGGGGTAGGACCCCCACCCATCTCCCCATCCTCAGGACGACTGTCTGAGCAACCTTGATTGTTACTAGTTCACAAAAGAAGGGAAATGGAAGCTCAGTGAGGTGAGACCACGGCCCAAAGGACAGAGCCTGGATGTGGAAGCAGGTGTTTCTGAAGGCTTCCTCCCACACCCGGGACCCCTAAACAGTGCAGAGGGAGGTAGTCGCCTGCTCAGG includes:
- the LOC138079134 gene encoding apolipoprotein L3-like — translated: MSSEDHRGSSESQSFYKDVFEYVQKNMSLEELLSLLTEDEPWENLVTEANLSREEADGLSKCLIKLLTILNRKNQERCPKYQQKKQRFLKEFPQVKQELKESIKKLRELADHVDKVHRDCTISNVVASSTSIASGALGILGLGLAPFTAGLSLGLSAAGIGLGAAATVTGLSTLVVETVNTSSAETQAKCFSKATAKSVSLLKKVKDFAKHIQAIKVARRNPQLLATAQRFINTGRLSVQSAQQVTRNFGGTALAATRAARIRSGVLSGIFIGLDVYSLVKDAQDLQEGAKTASAENMRQEAQELERKLEKLTRIYESLQ